In Amycolatopsis sp. FBCC-B4732, the genomic stretch CCGGCTCACCGAGGACTTCGAGGTCGAGCTTCGCCCAGTACTCGGTGGTCTGGCCCATGAACTCGTACATCATCGTGAGCAGGACGTCCGTCGAGAGCCGGCGGCAGGCGACGACCCACTCCTCGTTGATCCGGTCGACGAAGCGGGGGAAGGACTCACCCGCGCGGGGGCTTTCCGCGGTGTGCCCGTCGCGGCTCCGGGACAGCCGGCCGACCTTGTCTCCCAGCAGGTGGGCGGCGATGTCCTTGACCGTCCAGCCCGCGCACGGGGTCGGGCGCTCCCAGTCTTCCTCGGTCAGCGCGCCGAGCAGCGTCATCAGCGCCTGCTCTTCCTTCGAGAAGTACGGGAGGACGTCGATCGGCGGGCCCCAGCGCGTCGGACTCATGTGGGCATCCAAACACCTCCATTCGGCCTACCCACAGGTAGCATCAGCCCGTACGCAGAGGGGAGTGGCTTCGTGAACGCAGAGCGACCGAACGGCCGGGGCACCGGCGACGAGGTGGCCGACCTGGCCCGTCGCGCCGGTCAGCTGGCCGGCTGGGCCGCGCGCACCGGGTTCGCGCTCGGCCGCAAGCTCCCCGGCGTCGAGACCGCCGAACGCGGGGTCCGGCAGGTGGAGCGGCAGCTGCTGACCGAGCTGCGCCGCCGGCTCGACGAGGTCGACGACCCGTACCACGCGGCGCTGACGGCGGCGTCGGCGATGAACCGCCCCTCGGTGCCCGGGACGGTCGAGGCCACCGTGACGATCGTGCCCGCGCGCGACAACGCCGCCGAGCCGCTGCGCGCCGCGATGGCCGAGCTGCTCAACCACTCCATCGGCTTCGGCCGCGAGCGCGCCCGCGAGTACTTCTACGCGATCATCCTGCGCCAGCTGACCCCGGACGAGGCCCGCATCCTTTCCGCGTTGTCGGACGGCTCGCCGTTCCCCGCGGTCGACGTCGTCGAGCGCACCGGCATCGGCGGCACCGGCCGGGTCGCGCTGCGCAACGCGTCGACGGTCGGCAAGGCGGCCGGGGTGTCGCTGCCCGACCAGGTCCCCGGCTACGTGACGCGGCTGATCGGGCTGGGCCTGGTCGACCTCGACGAAGAGGTGCCGTCGCTGGAGACGCAGTACGAGATCCTGCTGACCGACGAGACCGTGCGCGACGCCGAGAAGCACGTCAAGCGCGCGAAGTTCGTCCGGCGGACGATCCACATCTCGCGCCTCGGCGCGCAGTTCTGGCAAGCCTGCGACCCGAGTCTCGGGTAGCGCATGGGGGCCTTCCTCAGCGGCATCGTCGCCGACTTCGCGCAGCACTGGCCCCTCTACGTCTCGATCCCGGTCGTCGCCGCGCTGATCGGCTACGGCACCAAGCTCGTCGCGATCCGGATGATGTTCCAGCCGGTGGAGTTCATCGGCGTCAAGCCGTTCCTCGGCTGGCAGGGCATCGTGCCCAAGCGCGCCGCGCGGATGGCGAGCATCGCCTGCGACACGATGACCGAGCAGCTGATCAAACCGGCCGAGGTCGTCGCGCGGCTGGACGCGTCCCGCATCGCCCAGGAGATCGAGAAACCGCTGCTCGCGGGCGTCGAGGACATCGTCCGCGAGGTGGCGGGGCACTACCAGCCGGGCCTGTGGGAGTCCCTGCCGGTGCGCGTGCAGCGCCTGGTGATCGAGCGCGTCCAGCACGAGTCACCGCGGATGGTCGCGGCGGTGCTCGACCTGATCAAGTCCGATGTGGACAGTGTGTTCGACCTCAAGGGCATGGTGGTCACCAGCCTGGTCAAGGACAAGCGCCTGCTCAACCGCATCTTCCAGGAGGCGGGCGCGAAGGAGTTCAAGTTCATCGCGCGCTCGGGCCTGGTCTTCGGCGGCGCGATCGGCGTGATCCAGATGGTGGCGTGGGTGCTGTTCAAGTTCCCGCCGATCATGCCGATCTTCGGCTTGTTCACCGGCTGGTTCACGGACTGGCTCGCCCTGCGGATGATCTTCTACCCGATCGAGCCGCGCCGGTATTTCGGAGTCCAGTGGCAGGGCCTGTTCCTGAAGCGGCGGGCGGAAGTCGCGGAGGCGTACGGGTCGCTGATCGCGAAGGAGATCATCACCCCGCACAACGTCATCGAGGCCATCCTGCACGGCCCGCTGTCGGACCGGGTGCTGGCCCTGATCCAGCGCCAGCTCG encodes the following:
- a CDS encoding Abi-alpha family protein is translated as MNAERPNGRGTGDEVADLARRAGQLAGWAARTGFALGRKLPGVETAERGVRQVERQLLTELRRRLDEVDDPYHAALTAASAMNRPSVPGTVEATVTIVPARDNAAEPLRAAMAELLNHSIGFGRERAREYFYAIILRQLTPDEARILSALSDGSPFPAVDVVERTGIGGTGRVALRNASTVGKAAGVSLPDQVPGYVTRLIGLGLVDLDEEVPSLETQYEILLTDETVRDAEKHVKRAKFVRRTIHISRLGAQFWQACDPSLG
- a CDS encoding DUF445 domain-containing protein — its product is MGAFLSGIVADFAQHWPLYVSIPVVAALIGYGTKLVAIRMMFQPVEFIGVKPFLGWQGIVPKRAARMASIACDTMTEQLIKPAEVVARLDASRIAQEIEKPLLAGVEDIVREVAGHYQPGLWESLPVRVQRLVIERVQHESPRMVAAVLDLIKSDVDSVFDLKGMVVTSLVKDKRLLNRIFQEAGAKEFKFIARSGLVFGGAIGVIQMVAWVLFKFPPIMPIFGLFTGWFTDWLALRMIFYPIEPRRYFGVQWQGLFLKRRAEVAEAYGSLIAKEIITPHNVIEAILHGPLSDRVLALIQRQLDRELGSVAKPLLVFAVGSRKYQDVKLAIASQIMSRLPETMRYIEDYATDAMDIRNVLVSKMKQLSPKEFERLLRPAFEQDEWILIATGAVLGFAVGEAQVLVLEHLAA